From Acidimicrobiia bacterium, the proteins below share one genomic window:
- the purL gene encoding phosphoribosylformylglycinamidine synthase subunit PurL encodes MTPAQPLHRQLGLTDDEFGDIEQLLGRAPSELELAMYAVMWSEHCSYKSSKVHLRRFPTEAPWVLVGPGEGAGVIDVGDGLAVAIRIESHNHPSAVEPYQGAATGVGGIIRDVFSMGARPIALMDPLRFGPLDDARTRYLFEGVVSGISGYGNAVGVPTVGGEVVFDDCYRENPLVNVFCLGLLPKERLVLARAEGEGNLAVLLGSSTGRDGIGGASVLASAGFEEGSEAKRPSVQVGDPFEEKRLIEACLALLDAGLAVGVQDLGAAGLSCAASETAANAGAGMDVDVARIARREPGMNPVEVMTSESQERMLAIIEPSRLDEVMALCERWEIRATVAGRVTDNGRFRVFDGVFDAIGVPGANPLPPRGDQPPPVSSDRAPIADVPCDSLGDGPVYTRPLEPPAEQRALNASNPWPELAGRFGAGTDLSDELLALLATPTIADKSWVWRQYDHQLFLNTVVGPGADAAVLRLKGTTRSLALATDGKGRFCRLDPRTGGRLVVLESARNVACAGAEPRALVNCLNFGNPEHAAVMWQFEEVVEGISEACEALSIPVIGGNVSFYNESRGADIDPTPVVAVVGLAEQSDVPPLPRTVEREHLVVLGATRAELGGSEWAAAVHGFDGGMPPEADLDAASRVHALVRDLVAERTVGGVHDCSDGGIAVALAEMAFGSGVGFTITPETDVPAAAWCFSESASRVVVSVDARPLPQVLRRAEDAGVHAVDLGAAGGDRLVVEGAIDVALADAERSWRDAIPNALGAPVAG; translated from the coding sequence GTGACGCCTGCGCAGCCACTCCACCGGCAGCTGGGCCTCACCGACGACGAGTTCGGAGACATCGAGCAGCTCCTGGGTCGTGCGCCTTCCGAGCTCGAGCTCGCCATGTACGCGGTCATGTGGTCCGAGCACTGCTCGTACAAGTCGTCGAAGGTGCACCTGCGCCGGTTCCCGACGGAAGCCCCGTGGGTGCTCGTCGGTCCTGGTGAGGGTGCCGGGGTGATCGACGTCGGTGACGGGCTCGCCGTCGCCATCCGCATCGAGAGCCACAACCACCCGTCCGCGGTGGAGCCGTACCAGGGCGCGGCGACCGGCGTCGGCGGCATCATCCGCGACGTGTTCTCGATGGGCGCGCGCCCGATCGCGCTCATGGACCCGCTGCGCTTCGGACCGCTTGACGACGCTCGCACGCGCTACTTGTTCGAGGGTGTCGTCTCGGGCATCAGCGGCTACGGCAATGCGGTGGGCGTACCGACCGTCGGCGGCGAGGTGGTGTTCGACGACTGCTACCGCGAGAACCCGCTCGTGAACGTCTTCTGCCTCGGATTGCTCCCGAAGGAGAGGCTCGTGCTCGCGCGCGCCGAGGGGGAGGGCAACCTGGCGGTGCTGCTCGGGTCGTCGACCGGCCGCGACGGGATCGGCGGCGCGAGCGTGCTCGCGTCCGCGGGCTTTGAAGAGGGATCCGAGGCGAAGCGACCATCGGTGCAGGTCGGTGACCCGTTCGAGGAGAAGCGCCTCATCGAGGCCTGCCTCGCGCTGCTCGATGCGGGCCTGGCGGTCGGCGTGCAGGACCTCGGCGCGGCGGGGCTGTCGTGCGCGGCGTCTGAGACCGCGGCCAACGCCGGCGCGGGGATGGACGTTGATGTCGCGCGCATCGCGCGGCGCGAGCCGGGCATGAACCCGGTCGAGGTCATGACGTCCGAGAGCCAGGAGCGAATGCTGGCGATCATCGAGCCGAGTCGCCTCGACGAGGTCATGGCGTTGTGCGAACGCTGGGAGATCAGAGCGACGGTTGCCGGGCGCGTGACCGACAACGGACGCTTTCGCGTGTTCGATGGCGTCTTCGACGCGATCGGCGTTCCCGGAGCCAACCCCTTGCCGCCGCGCGGCGACCAGCCTCCTCCTGTCTCTTCCGATCGCGCGCCGATCGCCGACGTTCCGTGCGACAGCCTCGGCGACGGACCGGTCTACACGCGACCACTCGAGCCACCGGCGGAGCAACGCGCGCTGAACGCGTCCAATCCTTGGCCCGAGCTCGCGGGGCGCTTCGGCGCGGGCACCGACCTTTCCGACGAGCTGCTCGCGCTGCTCGCGACGCCGACGATCGCCGACAAGTCGTGGGTGTGGCGCCAGTACGACCACCAGCTCTTCCTCAACACCGTGGTGGGTCCCGGGGCTGACGCGGCGGTCCTTCGCCTCAAGGGCACGACGCGCTCCCTTGCGCTGGCCACCGACGGCAAAGGTCGGTTCTGCCGACTCGACCCCCGAACCGGTGGTCGTTTGGTCGTGCTCGAGTCGGCGCGCAACGTGGCCTGCGCGGGCGCCGAACCGCGCGCGCTGGTGAACTGCCTGAACTTCGGCAACCCCGAGCACGCCGCGGTGATGTGGCAGTTCGAGGAGGTCGTCGAGGGCATCAGCGAAGCCTGCGAAGCCCTCAGTATCCCGGTGATCGGCGGCAACGTCAGCTTCTACAACGAGTCGCGCGGCGCCGACATCGACCCCACACCGGTCGTGGCGGTCGTCGGCCTCGCGGAGCAGTCCGATGTGCCGCCCCTGCCGCGGACCGTCGAGCGCGAGCACCTGGTCGTTCTCGGCGCGACGCGCGCCGAGCTCGGCGGCTCCGAGTGGGCCGCGGCGGTCCACGGGTTCGACGGTGGCATGCCACCCGAGGCCGATCTCGACGCCGCGAGTCGCGTGCACGCGCTGGTTCGTGATCTGGTCGCCGAGCGCACCGTGGGCGGCGTGCACGACTGCTCGGACGGCGGCATCGCGGTTGCGCTCGCGGAGATGGCCTTTGGCAGTGGCGTCGGCTTTACGATCACGCCCGAGACCGATGTCCCCGCGGCCGCGTGGTGCTTCTCGGAGTCGGCCAGCCGCGTGGTCGTGTCCGTCGACGCGCGCCCGTTGCCGCAGGTGTTGCGCCGAGCCGAAGACGCTGGCGTGCACGCGGTGGATCTCGGTGCCGCGGGCGGCGACCGGCTCGTCGTGGAAGGCGCCATCGACGTAGCACTCGCCGACGCCGAACGCTCCTGGCGCGACGCGATCCCCAACGCGCTCGGCGCACCAGTCGCCGGCTGA